One window from the genome of Candidatus Sulfotelmatobacter sp. encodes:
- a CDS encoding regulatory protein RecX has product MIAEAREAALRLLDRQRRTRGDLARRLRDKGYEPSTIAETLDRLAEVGLVDDVEYARAYIAGRWGRRAAGWRKLEQDLRGRGVSAGDIAAARERFAAEQGEAGPVDESAAARRVVQQAARRYASLDPRTRRQRLTALLLRRGFSYETIEQIVRAGAEE; this is encoded by the coding sequence ATGATCGCCGAGGCTCGCGAAGCGGCGCTCCGGCTGCTCGATCGCCAGCGGCGGACACGCGGCGATCTGGCGCGCCGCCTGCGCGACAAGGGCTACGAGCCCTCGACCATCGCCGAGACGCTCGATCGCCTCGCCGAAGTCGGCCTGGTGGACGACGTCGAGTACGCCCGCGCCTACATCGCCGGCCGCTGGGGCCGGCGAGCCGCCGGCTGGCGCAAGCTCGAGCAGGACTTGCGCGGGCGCGGGGTCTCGGCCGGCGACATCGCCGCCGCCCGCGAGCGCTTCGCGGCCGAGCAGGGCGAGGCCGGCCCAGTCGACGAATCCGCCGCCGCCCGCCGGGTGGTGCAGCAGGCGGCGCGTCGCTATGCTTCCCTCGATCCCCGCACGCGACGGCAGCGACTGACGGCGCTGCTGCTGCGCCGCGGGTTCTCCTACGAGACGATCGAGCAGATCGTGCGCGCCGGCGCAGAGGAATAG